The following proteins are co-located in the Imtechella halotolerans genome:
- a CDS encoding helix-turn-helix transcriptional regulator: MKFIGTHHEYFEIQSIDRTNCQHLEEKQKEVLRLLWFTSDGNKVKVDGQSYTFNTNEVICLTQFHSLEYEHIHTVNLLRFNRQFYCILDHDSEVSCKGILYYGAAKLPIIVFENTQLEVLQTAWRMAALEIEMNDALQLEMLQVMLKRILILCTRIYKKQHKLDDVTSFQNDLVREFNFLVEVHFKKKHHVAQYAALLFKSPKTISNTFKKISGKTPLQFIQERILLEAKRYLLYTEKDISEIGYELGFPDIQSFSRFFKKNQGVSPSTFRNNTE, from the coding sequence ATGAAGTTTATAGGTACACATCACGAATATTTTGAAATACAGTCTATAGACCGTACTAATTGCCAACATTTAGAAGAAAAACAAAAAGAAGTACTACGACTCCTTTGGTTTACCTCTGATGGTAACAAGGTTAAAGTTGATGGGCAATCATATACATTTAACACCAATGAAGTAATCTGTTTAACTCAATTTCATTCGCTTGAATATGAACACATACATACCGTAAATCTTCTTAGGTTCAACAGACAATTCTATTGTATTTTAGATCATGATAGTGAGGTCAGTTGTAAAGGAATTTTATACTATGGAGCTGCTAAATTACCCATAATTGTGTTTGAAAACACACAATTGGAGGTATTACAAACTGCTTGGAGAATGGCCGCCCTAGAGATTGAAATGAATGATGCCTTACAATTAGAAATGCTTCAGGTAATGTTAAAGCGTATTCTAATTCTATGTACCCGTATTTATAAAAAGCAGCACAAGCTAGATGATGTAACATCTTTCCAAAATGATTTAGTAAGAGAATTTAACTTTTTAGTAGAAGTACATTTTAAGAAAAAGCACCATGTTGCTCAATATGCCGCTCTTCTATTTAAATCACCAAAAACAATTTCCAATACCTTTAAAAAAATTAGTGGAAAAACTCCTTTACAGTTTATTCAGGAGCGTATCCTCTTAGAGGCAAAAAGATATTTACTTTATACGGAAAAGGACATTTCTGAAATAGGGTATGAATTGGGGTTCCCAGACATACAATCCTTTAGTAGATTTTTCAAAAAGAATCAAGGAGTATCACCTTCAACTTTTAGAAACAACACGGAATAG
- a CDS encoding carboxymuconolactone decarboxylase family protein: MTTTKVTFRIPEREEVSTNNQAIFNTLEKQIGFLPNVYAYFAKNDTALADYLALQNRKTTLTAKEKEVVNLVTSQLNQCKYCQSAHTVIGQLHGFSKEQILAIRKGTIDFNDKLDALAKFTTAVVNNRGKASQEAIHTFFEAGYDEANMIDVVMMIGDKIISNYIHNLANFEIDFPLAEEL; encoded by the coding sequence ATGACAACTACAAAAGTGACTTTTAGAATTCCCGAAAGAGAGGAAGTATCAACAAACAATCAAGCTATTTTTAATACCCTTGAAAAACAAATTGGATTTCTACCTAATGTATATGCCTATTTTGCTAAAAACGATACAGCTTTAGCAGATTACCTCGCTTTACAAAACAGGAAAACCACCTTAACAGCAAAAGAAAAGGAAGTAGTAAATTTAGTAACTAGTCAATTAAATCAGTGTAAATATTGCCAATCCGCTCATACAGTTATAGGTCAACTGCATGGCTTTTCAAAGGAACAAATACTAGCCATTCGAAAAGGTACGATAGATTTTAATGACAAGCTGGATGCGCTTGCAAAATTCACTACTGCAGTTGTTAATAATCGTGGAAAAGCTTCTCAGGAAGCCATACACACCTTCTTTGAAGCCGGTTACGATGAAGCCAATATGATAGATGTTGTAATGATGATTGGTGACAAAATTATTAGTAATTATAT